The Rouxiella sp. WC2420 region TGCGGCCGAAGAACTGGGCGTTACGCCAGCCGCCATTGGGCAACTGGTCAGAGCGCTTGAAGAATGGGTTGGGCATCCGCTGCTCCACAGAAAACGCTCCGGTAAAGAACGCCTGACGCTGGTGAGTGAAGCTCAGGAGGCATTGCAAGATATCAGTCAAGGGCTGGACAGCCTCGAAAAAGGACTCGGCAAACTGCGTGGCCGTCAATCCCGATCGGTAGTGGTAATTACCGCCTCTCAGGTGCTGGTGATGAACTGGCTAATGGAACGCCTCAATCTTTTTTCGACACTTCATGAAAATATTGATTTACGGCTGAATGTCACTGAAAAGCTGATGGATGTTTCCCACGGCGAGGCGGATATTGGCATCCGCTGCGGTAAAGGCGATTGGCCCGCGGTTAATAAAACCTGGCTGATGGATGAAGAGGCGGTGCTGGTTTGCAGTCCGCAACTTCTGCCCCCACCGCAGGCGTGTCAGGGTAAATGGCTGGCTGAGCAAAAACTTATTCATGACGATACGCCACATCCGGGCGCCAACTTCCCTTCCTGGAAAGAAGTGCTTGAAGCCACTGGTGCGCCGGAAGTTAATCAAAACGGTCTGCATATTAACTCTACTTCAGCAGTTATCCTCTCGGCCCTGAGCGGACGTGGGGTGGCGATAGTCAGAAAGGCGCTGGTAAACAGTTTGATTGAGACGGGGCAACTGAGGCAGCTGCTTCAGGACCAGCGTTGGCCACTGGCGTGGGCATACTATGTTGTGACACCCGAGCACATTGTCATGCGCCCTGAAGTTAAGCTGCTCCACGACTGGCTGGTCAATGACGTTTTTGTAGATCCATAGCCCGCTGAATGACTCCACCAGACTGATTTACTCCAAATCTGCATGTCTTCTGAACATGCTCTCGCTGGTTTCGCCAAGTTGGGTCATCAATTCCAGAATGATGGCGTCGTAGACGATAAAGCTCAGTTGCTCGAAAGCCGAACCCATCGGTTGAGAAAATGCCGCCGTTTCATCATCTATTTCGCCTTTGACTGTCCCCGGTAACACCAGAATACTTTTGGCGAATTGCCCAATCGTCGAGTCTTTTTTCATGGTAACCAGCGCAACGTCAACACCACTCTCATGCGCCCTTTGGGCCAGACTTTTCAGGCTGGACGTTTCCCCGCTTCCTGAGCCGATGATAACAAGATCTCCAGGCCGAGTATGGGGAGAAGAAATCTCACCCACCATGCTGACAGAAAACCCTAAATGCATTAACCGGTTGGCAAAACCACGAATGGCGATGCCGCTGCGCCCCGCCCCTTGCAGGAAAATATGCTTTGTACTTCTGATCAGCAAAATCAGTTGTTCCGCCTGGGTACTATCAATTTTTGACGTATTTTGCTCTAGTTCCCTCAAGATACTAAATGTATTTTCTCGAACGCCCATTTTTCCCTTCCCGTTACGCAATATTGCAATCACCATGCATTTTCTTCGTCCAGCCCTAAACAGATGTGAGCCTGAAGCCAGCATGAATAAATCCCGGAGGAGTACAGAGTTAATAGCCTGAAGAGTATATAGATCTGCGAGCGGTTCTGGGTAAATTTAAAAACACTCCCCAACTCGGCTGCTGTCACAAAAAATCAATAAATAAAATCCCACACATCTGCATTTTAAATAAAACCGTGACATTCATCACTGAATACCTATTTACCCAAAAATTCAATCTCTCCAGAAAATACTTCTTCTATCTCCTTAGTTCTTATAACAAAAGTTTTTTTCAATGCCACAAAGCGCTGAAGGCTCCAAGGTTTACCCACAAACTCATAAGCATTGAGAAGGAAAGCTTCTGAGAAATATTTGTGATATATAAACAAAATTTACACATTAATAAATGTAAATGAGAGCCAAAAAACTGAAACCTAACTGGCTTGTAGGACCTGTCATCTGAGTCAATAATCACGGTCATTTTTTATAGAAATCAAACTATCACTACGATGCATCAATTTTAATTCCATATAATTCATCATGTTAAGATTTCTTAAATTATTAAAAATACAAAATATTGTGGTTTTTTAAAGGATTTTTCCTATACCAGGGTGTACATAAAAGAAATTTAAAAAGCACGCTAATTTGTTTTTCCTATCAAAAAAACCAAAAAAAATGCCTTCACCTATTTTTCAAAATGTAAATTTTACGTTAGTCTTTTTTTCAAGGTGTGATTAATGAGTAAGGTTTGGGTTAATCCATAAACATGTTTAGAGGACTCTCCTGCCATTACATCAGAAAATCTAAAGATTTTTTTAAAAATTTATGCACCACAGCCGTGTTTTACCGAAGTCGAAAAGCTCAATAAAAAAATATAAACCCATCAAAAATATATGGGATTTTCGTCAGCCATGCGCTGGCATTTAATAGCAGTTATACCTTCACCGGGTCGTAAAAATATTCAGCCAAACCAGATAGGATTTCATTAGTTCATCACTAAAAATATCGATAAGTATATTGTGATCGGCTTCTCAAATTATTAAAAATTTCAACAGAAGCCAGCTCAGTATCACGCGATTTCGTGTGGAAATATCGGCATTTTTAATCACGCTTTTATCCGCGTAGAACTATTGATCTTAAAAGATATTACGCAAGTCATACCTGCCCCTGTTTCGTTTCCGGCTTTAACTGACTTAAAAGGCTCAATGCGATTTCATCATTTGCATCGATGAAGTCGATTCAGAGAAGGAGTGAATAATCTAAGGGATTAATCACTGTCAGAACCGGCATCTAGATCTAGGGATGCCGGGCGTTTTATCGATTTTCATAACTGCGCGGGATCACGATAACATGAACAATATTTCAGTAACCCCAAAGGGTGGGACAATTGCCTCTGAACTCAGCGGTAACCAGGTTAATCTGACTGCTCCAAGTGTTGTTAAACTCAATCTCAATCAATCAGATATTAAGTCTCTTACACGCAATGGTAATGATTTAGTTGTCACCACCAAATCTGGTGAAGTTCTTGTTATTCATGGTTTCTATGGCCCAAATGGTGATAGCGATCTGGTCCTGCAGGATAATCATGGTGCCCTGTGGTGGGTAGAGGATCCGGGCACAGAAGGTGTCCATTATGTCTCAATTGACAGCACAGATGCGCTATTGGCCGAAAGCGGTAACAGCGACGCGGTGAACACGGCAATTGGTATCGGTGCTACAGGCGCATTACTGGCAGGTTTAGCCGCACTGGTTGGCGGCGGCGGCGGTGGACACAGCGGCAGTAATGACAGTAACAATGGCGGCACCGATAACGGCGGCGGCAATAATGGTGGCAACAATGGCGGTGGTAATAACGGCGGTAACAACGGTGGTGGAGACACCACGCCACCGAGCGCAGTCACTAATCTGGTCATCACCGACAATGTCGGCGCGGTGCAGGGAGCCATTACCAATGGCACCAACACCGACGACAACACCCCAACTTTAAGCGGAACTGCCGAGGCTGGCAGCACGGTTAATGTCTACGATGGCACGACGCTGCTCGGAACAGCAACAGTAGGTGCCGATGGTAGCTGGAGCTTTACGACTCCTGCTCTTGGCGATGGTCAGCACAGCCTGACAGTGACAGTCACTGATGCAGCAGGTAACACCAGTGCAGCGACTGATCCTATTACCTTCACCGTAGATACTGTAGCCCCGGAAGCAGCAGGCAATATTACCCTCACCAACGATGACGGCGCTACAACTGTACCTGTTGGCCAAAACGGTTCCACCAACGACAGCACGCCTGTTTTGAGTGGTACCGCTGAACCTGGTAGCACCGTCACCATTTCTGATGGGGGTACTGTGCTGGGTACTACAACAACCGGCTCTGACGGCACCTGGACTTACACCACACCTCCACTGGGGGACGGCGGCCACAGCATCACCACTACCGTTACCGATCCGGCAGGCAATACCAGCCCGCCTTCCGACCCGATTACCTTTACTGTCGATACCGTTCCACCGGCTGCAGCAACCGGCCTGGTAGTCACTGATGACGTGGGTGCAGTGCAAGGTCCACTGACCTCCGGAGCTACTACCGATGACAACACGCCAACGCTGAGTGGACAAGCAGAAGCCGGTACCACGGTGAGTATTTACGACGGTACCACTCTGTTGGGTACTGCCACCGTCGGTAGCGACGGCAACTGGAGCTTTACAACGCCAGAATTGAGCAATGGCGCGCACAGCCTGACAGTCACAGTAACCGATGCTGCCGGTAACGTCAGCCCGGCCACCTCGGCCTTTGATGTTACCGTTGACGCGGGCCTGCCTCCGGCAACCAGCTCTCTGGAAGTCTTTGACGATACTGGCGCCACGCTGGTGCAGTTGGCCGATGGTGCAAGCACCCATGACAATACTCCGACACTGATCGGTCTGGCCGGTGCCAACAACACTATTATGCTGTACTACGGTGACGTCTTGTTAGGCACCGCGACGGCAAATGCCAGCGGCCAATGGTCGTTTGATGCTTCCACCCTGCCAGACGGCACCTATGTTTTCCATGCTGTCGCAACAGATGCAGCGGGTAACACTGCCGATTCAGGTAATGTCACTATTATCATTGATACTGTTGCGCCTGATGCTGCAGGCGATCTGCAACTGATCAACAACGAAGGCGACACGCCAGTGCCAGTCACTTCTGGCGGCGCAACCAATGACTCCACGCCGGTGCTGACCGGCACTGCCGAGCCAGGTAGCACAGT contains the following coding sequences:
- the hxlB gene encoding 6-phospho-3-hexuloisomerase; this translates as MGVRENTFSILRELEQNTSKIDSTQAEQLILLIRSTKHIFLQGAGRSGIAIRGFANRLMHLGFSVSMVGEISSPHTRPGDLVIIGSGSGETSSLKSLAQRAHESGVDVALVTMKKDSTIGQFAKSILVLPGTVKGEIDDETAAFSQPMGSAFEQLSFIVYDAIILELMTQLGETSESMFRRHADLE
- a CDS encoding LysR substrate-binding domain-containing protein translates to MRSLNRLKWLHAFEATARHGSFIGAAEELGVTPAAIGQLVRALEEWVGHPLLHRKRSGKERLTLVSEAQEALQDISQGLDSLEKGLGKLRGRQSRSVVVITASQVLVMNWLMERLNLFSTLHENIDLRLNVTEKLMDVSHGEADIGIRCGKGDWPAVNKTWLMDEEAVLVCSPQLLPPPQACQGKWLAEQKLIHDDTPHPGANFPSWKEVLEATGAPEVNQNGLHINSTSAVILSALSGRGVAIVRKALVNSLIETGQLRQLLQDQRWPLAWAYYVVTPEHIVMRPEVKLLHDWLVNDVFVDP